ATGGTGCACATGCCGGGCAGGCCTGCATTCAGCGCAATCAGCATGTCCAGGCTCTCCGCTTCCCGGACTTCCCCCACAATCAGGCGGTCCGGACGCATGCGCAGTGCCTCTTTCACCAGCCGGCGCAGCGGAATCTCGCCCTCGCCTTCCAGGTTTGCCTGCCGGCACTGCAGGCCCACTACGTCGCGCAGCGGCAGCTGCAGCTCGAAGATCTCCTCCACCGTCACTATCCGTTCCCTTGGCCCGATGGAGGCACCGAGACAGTTGAGCATGGTGGTTTTGCCGGCCTGCGTGGCCCCGGAGACGAGGATGTTCAGTCCGGCGCCGACGGCGGCGCCGAGGAAGCGGGCCGCCGGCGCGGACAATGTGCCAAGCTCCACCAGATGCTCCAGACGCCGCGCCCGGGCCACGAATTTGCGGATGTTCACTGCCCAGTGGCGCCTGGTGACATCCGGAATGGCCACGTGCAGGCGGGAGCCGTCCGGCAGGGCGGCGTCCACGAAAGGCGAGGAAAGGTCCAGGCGGCGCCCGGAGGACTTCAGCATGCGCTCCACCAGCAGCCGCACCTGCTCGGGTGTCAGCGACAGTGAGGTCAGTTCGGACCGGCCGTCCCGGGCCAGGTAGATTTCCGCGGGCGAGTTGATCCAGATTTCTTCCACGCCCGGGTCATCGAGCAGCGGCTGCAGCACGCCGAAGCCAGCCACCGAATCAAACACCTGCTGCCGGACGCTGTCCAGCCGGCCCAGCGGGGGCAGCGATCCCAGCAGGGAACGTTCGTCGTAGTCGGACACGGCCGCGTCCACCAAACGCCGTACTTCATTGACCTGTTCCTGCGGGTCCAGGCCGCGCACGCGGATGAGCTCGCGCACCTCGTCCTCGACGATCCGCATGGCGTCCATCAGCATCCCCCGCCCCCACTGACCGGGCCGGCGGCCCGGTTTACTGTGCCCGGCCCCTCACCGGGGCCACGGGCGACACACTAAGGCTGCGCGGACACAGGCGCGAGGGTACGGACGGAGCCTGTGGATAAGCTCCGCCGTGACGCTCAGAGGACCGGCTTCCGCACCTTGGTCAGTGCGCGGAAATGGATCGCGACGCCGGCCAGCGGGCCGATCAGCAGGCTCAGTACGCAGCGCACCTCGGTGGAAAACGGCAGGAGCAGGATCAGGAAGGCAAGGACGGATGCGGTCAGCCAGCCGGCCGTGTAGGCCCGGTGGCGTCCGGTGGCCAGCAGCGCCATACCCGACAGGGTCAGCACGGCAATTCCCGCCGTTGCCACGGTCAGCGCCGCCAGGACCCATCCCTGGATGCGGTAGTCGTCGCCGAAGAAGGTCATCAGCCACGGTCCCGCCCACCAGGCCAGCACGGCGCCGGCCCCGCCCAGGGCAAGCACTGCCAGGATTGGCCGGGACAGTGCTTTCCAGCCTTTGCCGTCTTCGGCCCGCAGCACCGCATTGATTGCCAGCCCCTGGAAAGCCACCAAGGGCAGCATGATGGGTGCCCGCGTCAGGGAAATGGCCAACAGCACCGGGGCTGCAGTGGCGAAGTCCTCCGGCGGCGTCGTGACCTTCACCAGCAGCGGATAGGACACCACCAGGGCGGCCGAGGCGGCAGCGGATACACACGCCTGGGCCGTAC
This Arthrobacter sp. zg-Y20 DNA region includes the following protein-coding sequences:
- a CDS encoding ATPase, T2SS/T4P/T4SS family → MDAMRIVEDEVRELIRVRGLDPQEQVNEVRRLVDAAVSDYDERSLLGSLPPLGRLDSVRQQVFDSVAGFGVLQPLLDDPGVEEIWINSPAEIYLARDGRSELTSLSLTPEQVRLLVERMLKSSGRRLDLSSPFVDAALPDGSRLHVAIPDVTRRHWAVNIRKFVARARRLEHLVELGTLSAPAARFLGAAVGAGLNILVSGATQAGKTTMLNCLGASIGPRERIVTVEEIFELQLPLRDVVGLQCRQANLEGEGEIPLRRLVKEALRMRPDRLIVGEVREAESLDMLIALNAGLPGMCTIHANSARDAVTKLCTLPLLAGSNISSAFVVPTVASCIDLVVHCARTPSGRREVTEVVALGRRVENGVIETSSVFSRTGGGQLAATASSMPAAEKFAQAGIDVAALLEARA